The Oryzias melastigma strain HK-1 linkage group LG15, ASM292280v2, whole genome shotgun sequence genome includes the window ACTTTTAGGGTTTCTCCAAATGCAACTTTGCAGACAGAATATTGGTATCACTCCACCAAAGAAAGCTTTATgtctgtctaaaataaaattctcaGAATCTACATGGTGGATTTTAGGTGCTTGGAAGACCTTGTTGTTACGCGGAGATTCACTCTTTCTTTCCCCAATCTTCCAATCTCCTTTTATACAGTCAGTCTTTGACGTTATCCTGAGCGACTCCTCTTTCTCTCACAAATATTTCTTCTTCATCCCTGCAGCCGGTCTCCGGTCCAGGACTTGGCGGCAGCTCCAGATCTTTGGAGCTGCTTGTGCTGGCCGCTCTGGCAATCCGGGTGAGTGTCTGTTCGTAAGGAGAGGGCAGGTAGACCATGAGGAAGACGCCGTCCGTCACGTCCTGCTCGGAGCTGCAGCTGGAGagctgctgccccctgctgccTCGGAGGGAGGACAGCAGCTCGCAGTTCTTCTCCGGGTCCTGCAGGTCCTCCAGGGCGATCACGTTGGTCAGGTCCAGCTTTCCGTCCAGGCTGAAGCCTCGTCTGCGCCGGCACATGTGGAAGCCGAGGATGctgaggaagacgaggaggaagGAGGCGGTTGCTATGGCAACGTAGGTGATGGAGCCAACGCTGAGGATGGACTCGCCTGAGCTCTGGCCCTGTGAGTTAAAGAGTCAATTTTAGACTGTATTTTTTGAAAGCTTAAcacattgtactttttttaatgttacatttcctcaacttactgtaacttttcaactgttaacaccataattccagtagattctgctgcttttctccttcagaatctactggaattatggtgttaacagttgaaaagttacaatattttcaagaaattttgttatttttcaggtGTTACCGGGTTAATTaggatgtagaaaaaaaattccaattgaatttgaataattaaCAATATAGtttgtggaaaaacagaaataccaaacacaaagtttttatttgacgacttaatcaaaaaaattaaaataaaattgcactTTAAAGCAAGAGTGGACAAAATGTTCCAAAGAGAACAGCTCGATTATCCAGGATTGAGAGAACATCTGTTTAACAGAGGGCGCTGTTTACTCAAACATCTGTTtggttcacttcagtgtttaATCTCTAGTTTTAAGGGCAAAAAGCTAAACGTGCTCCATATGGGCTTTTTCTTAATctaatgagttttaaaaatgatcacaaaag containing:
- the LOC112162096 gene encoding uncharacterized protein LOC112162096; the encoded protein is MPAPPLLSVNPSVLSLLRPPWPLAPAGFGILLTSTMRTLLESSWMRFGPAGRDSLDWSTVPSALPSTDRQATGQSSGESILSVGSITYVAIATASFLLVFLSILGFHMCRRRRGFSLDGKLDLTNVIALEDLQDPEKNCELLSSLRGSRGQQLSSCSSEQDVTDGVFLMVYLPSPYEQTLTRIARAASTSSSKDLELPPSPGPETGCRDEEEIFVRERGVAQDNVKD